A single Drosophila ananassae strain 14024-0371.13 chromosome 3L, ASM1763931v2, whole genome shotgun sequence DNA region contains:
- the LOC123257198 gene encoding uncharacterized protein LOC123257198 has protein sequence MVENSGDNKIVSIREDEFVKTLGLQWDPSKDEFKFTVCCSEPKMLTKRFVLSTLSKIFDPLGWLAPVTIVGKIFIQKLWTAGINWDQELVNEDRKEWEEYKSGLEALGQIRVPRWINFKSELCIQIHGFADASEKAYAAVVYAKVGSEVIIIASKSKVNPIKNRKTIPKLELCAAHLLSKLMMRIMEAMKNYKVELYAWSDSTITLAWIKNGLNKIKFIRRRTDEIRELKNAEWNHIRSEDNPADLASRGVSANQLINCNLWWRGPKWLTDPKSQWPQSPIMEESLILNTLVKTKDDAIYELMQKFSCIHKLTRVLAYVIRFLRMKTRTNSNPKFLTAKELKEAEIVIIKKQQEFQFNKEIKYLRTGKEIEISSKIISLNPFLDINGILRVGGRLQNSKAAFEVKHPIILDKGNISTLLIRDAHKNTLHGGINLMRNYVQRKYWVIGLKNIIKKQLRECVKCSRYRKITVEQIMGNLPDYRVNMSYPFFNTGIDYAGPYLIRCSKNRGQKTFKGYIAVFVCMATKAIHLEVVSDLTSDAFLAAFKRFLARRGKCANIYSDNGTNFVGASRKLDEELEKAIRENSKIASQLQKERIQWHFIPPASPHFGGIWEAGVKSMKYHLKRVIGDNVLTFEEMSTLLCQIEAVLNSRPLYSSSEDVDDNEVLTPGHFLIGRPLLDAIEPNDEIGKINNLDRWRFIQKIKRDFWNKWKDDYLNTLQQRYKWKRNSSNIKKGQVVILKDDSCHPARWPLAKVEEVHKGKDEKVRVVKLRVQENVVTRPLNKICPLAGVNDLDNAEARQSRSNPPKARSSSRFSKLGVMLALIMLSLCCQLTNAVPAIRDSKYGFEEIPKSSSIYLDPMGDIEVVSSSWNLVIYYDMEAYFEMIHKGKNIITKMRLVCEKLHGFEDQCNLILENTLKQILELEENNKLFMTHNKSRQRRAPFEFIGSLYHILFGVMDEDDRVQMEENMKNLLNNQESLKELSKKQTSLVDSTTNILKKTTEEVNTHFRSMNKRIENMTVILQESYYVYKESIKFFMVTKELSRLIDECEKIQAGIISLLIDINHGRLNTNILRPSQLKNEIARIKDVLSENLILPGKRSGTELKDVYTLLTARGLFVDKKLIINAKIPLFGRHASKLYRVISIPVREENQTILAQIDAEYLVYNFEIDSYHLMTESTIAKCQKWQANKRVCDGSWPWSNGNDNSCQLGPLKPNRPSNCFYKPVLSSNSFWVELEKRSSWLFKVEANTKLRLQCGHSKIQIIDLPEQGILTISSECTARTDDKILIAQHIIETESQEALASAYIGEISEIPKIAWDPLKPPVMNHTAEIAYLAKQIKDLKAKNLELKNIDFHHVSGHSSLILIMIIITILIISYVRKLKSRRQLMAIALPTTMPNV, from the coding sequence aatcagaATTATGTATTCAAATTCATGGTTTTGCAGACGCTTCAGAAAAAGCTTATGCGGCAGTAGTATATGCCAAGGTGGGATCGGAAGTAATCATAATCGCTAGCAAAAGTAAGGTGAATCCGatcaaaaatagaaaaactaTCCCAAAATTAGAATTATGCGCTGCACATTTGCTCAGTAAGTTAATGATGCGCATAATGGAAGCCATGAAAAATTACAAAGTAGAGCTATATGCATGGAGTGATTCAACCATAACGCTAGCCTGGATTAAGAATGGGTTAAATAAGATAAAATTTATCAGGCGTAGAACAGATGAAATTCGGGAATTAAAAAATGCTGAATGGAATCATATAAGATCCGAGGATAATCCAGCAGACCTAGCGTCAAGAGGAGTTAGCGCAAATCAATTGATAAATTGCAATCTTTGGTGGAGAGGGCCCAAATGGTTGACTGATCCAAAAAGCCAATGGCCTCAGTCGCCAATCATGGAGGAATccttaatattaaatacattaGTAAAAACCAAAGATGACGCGATTTACGAATTGATGCAAAAGTTCTCCTGCATACATAAATTAACACGAGTATTAGCTTACGTAATACGATTTTTAAGGATGAAAACAAGAACTAACTCTAACCCAAAGTTTTTAACAGCAAAAGAGTTAAAAGAAGCTGAAATTgtcataattaaaaaacaacaggAGTTTCAATttaacaaagaaataaaatacctAAGAACAGGtaaagaaattgaaattagCAGTAAAATAATAAGTCTTAACCCGTTTCTAGATATTAATGGAATACTTCGGGTAGGTGGAAGACTGCAAAACTCTAAAGCGGCCTTTGAAGTTAAGCATCCTATAATTTTAGACAAAGGTAACATTTCGACCTTGTTAATAAGGGATGCTCATAAAAACACGCTTCATGGAGGTATAAATTTAATGAGAAACTATGTTCAACGCAAATATTGGGTAATTGGgttgaaaaatataataaagaagCAACTGCGAGAATGTGTAAAATGTTCAAGGTATCGCAAAATCACCGTAGAACAAATAATGGGAAATCTGCCTGATTACAGGGTAAACATGTCGTATCCTTTCTTTAATACGGGAATCGATTATGCAGGGCCATACCTTATAAGATGCTCCAAAAATCGCggtcaaaaaacatttaaaggATATATTGCGGTATTTGTTTGCATGGCCACAAAGGCTATCCACTTAGAAGTGGTTAGTGACTTAACGTCTGATGCCTTTCTAGCAGCATTTAAGCGGTTCCTTGCTAGAAGAGGAAAATGTGCCAACATATATTCAGACAATGGAACAAATTTTGTAGGAGCATCAAGAAAATTAGATGAGGAATTGGAAAAGGCCATTAGGGAAAATAGTAAAATAGCATCGCAGTTACAGAAGGAAAGGATCCAGTGGCACTTTATTCCCCCGGCAAGCCCCCATTTTGGAGGGATCTGGGAAGCAGGAgtaaaatcaatgaaataCCATTTAAAACGAGTAATTGGGGACAATGTACTAACATTTGAAGAAATGTCTACATTGCTTTGCCAGATAGAAGCAGTATTAAATTCCAGACCTTTGTACTCATCCAGCGAAGATGTAGATGACAATGAGGTGCTAACTCCTGGTCATTTCTTAATTGGAAGACCGCTACTAGATGCAATCGAACCCAATGACGAAATTGGGAAGATTAATAATTTAGACAGATGGAGATtcatccaaaaaataaaaagagactTTTGGAATAAATGGAAGGATGATTATTTGAATACCTTGCAGCAAAGATATAAATGGAAAAGAAATTcttcaaatataaaaaaaggtcAAGTAGTTATCTTAAAAGATGACAGTTGCCATCCAGCGAGGTGGCCTCTAGCAAAGGTTGAAGAAGTCCATAAAGGAAAGGACGAAAAAGTTCGAGTTGTTAAGCTTAGGGTGCAAGAGAATGTGGTAACCAGaccattaaataaaatatgcccCCTAGCTGGTGTAAATGATCTAGATAACGCAGAAGCACGTCAAAGTAGATCCAACCCGCCCAAAGCGAGAAGTAGTTCTAGATTTTCTAAGCTGGGAGTGATGCTGGCCTTAATAATGCTTTCATTATGCTGTCAGCTGACAAACGCAGTCCCGGCAATCAGAGATTCAAAATATGGTTTTGAAGAAATTCCCAAATCTTCGTCCATATATTTAGATCCGATGGGAGACATAGAAGTGGTTTCATCCTCATGGAATTTAGTAATATACTACGATATGGAAGCATATTTCGAGATGATCCATAAAGGGAAAAACATAATCACCAAGATGAGATTAGTCTGTGAAAAACTTCATGGGTTTGAGGATCAGTGCAACCTTATTTTAGAGAACACCCTCAAACAGATTTTGGAGTTGgaggaaaataataaactctTCATGACTCATAATAAATCGAGGCAAAGGCGGGCACCATTTGAATTTATAGGTTCTTTATACCATATTTTGTTTGGAGTAATGGATGAAGATGATCGAGTTCAAATGGaggaaaatatgaaaaatttgttgaataatcaagaaagtttaaaagagttaagcaaaaaacaaacttCGTTAGTCGATTCTACTACCAATATTCTAAAGAAAACTACGGAAGAAGTCAATACACACTTCAGAAGTATGAACAAAAGAATAGAAAATATGACTGTAATACTGCAAGAGTCGTATTACGTATACAAAGAGTCTATTAAATTCTTTATGGTAACGAAGGAGTTGAGTAGGCTGATCGATGAATGCGAAAAGATTCAAGCAGGAATCATAAGCCTGTTAATTGATATCAACCATGGAAGGCTTAATACCAACATTTTACGTCCAAGTCAgcttaaaaatgaaatagCTAGAATTAAGGACGTCCTATCCGAAAATTTGATTCTTCCAGGGAAAAGATCAGGTACAGAATTAAAAGATGTGTACACTTTACTTACCGCAAGAGGGTTGTTCGTAGACAAAAAACTAATTATAAATGCGAAAATACCTCTGTTTGGTCGGCATGCGTCTAAACTATATAGGGTTATTTCTATTCCAGTTAGAGAAGAGAATCAAACTATTCTAGCTCAAATTGACGCGGAATATTTAGTGTACAACTTTGAAATAGATTCATACCACTTAATGACGGAGTCTACAATTGCTAAATGCCAAAAGTGGCAAGCAAACAAAAGAGTTTGTGACGGCAGCTGGCCATGGAGCAATGGCAACGATAATAGTTGTCAGCTCGGACCCCTTAAACCAAATAGACCTTCCAATTGTTTTTACAAACCAGTCTTATCGTCGAACTCATTTTGGGTGGAATTAGAAAAAAGAAGTAGTTGGTTATTTAAAGTTGAGGCAAACACTAAGTTAAGGCTCCAATGTGGCCACTCCAAAATCCAGATCATTGATTTGCCGGAGCAAGGCATATTAACAATCAGTTCAGAATGTACAGCTCGGACCGATGATAAAATTCTAATTGCTCAGCATATTATTGAAACGGAAAGTCAAGAAGCATTAGCTTCGGCTTATATAGGAGAAATAAGCGAGATTCCGAAAATAGCTTGGGACCCTCTAAAGCCTCCTGTTATGAACCATACAGCAGAAATAGCTTacctggccaaacaaataaaagatttgaaagcaaaaaatttagaattgaaaaatatcgactttcatcatgtgtcaggtcatagctcgttaattttaataatgatAATCATAACTATACTGATTATATCCTATgtaagaaaattaaagtcgAGAAGACAATTGATGGCTATAGCACTACCAACCACAATGccaaatgtttaa